CAACAAGCAGGAAGACGTGGAAAACATCCTCGAAAATCCGTCGATTTTCGAAGGGACGGCGCCCAGTGGCACATATTCAAAAACCGACCTATACGAGGCAGGTGTGACCATCATTGATAACCAGACAGGCGGTATCGTCGCCATTGGCGGTGGACGCGACTACCTAAAAGATAGTTACGATCACGCCGATATCGCCCGACAACCCGGCTCATCCATTAAACCGCTGCTCGACTATGGCCCTGCTATCGACCGGCGGTTGATTACCGCGGCCACGCCGCTATACGATGCGCCAACGCACTTCTCCTTGCCGACGGAGGACTGGGATCCACAGGATGACGAGGGAGACTTCGTGGGGTTGATGTCGGCGCGCGACGCACTGGCTCAATCGCGCAACGTGCCCGCCATCGACATCCTGGAAGAATTGACGCCGCAAGTCGGGTTTTCGTACCTCAGCAAAATGGGACTGGGTACGACAGATACGACGCTTTACGGGAATCCGACTATCACAACCGACGACACCAGCAACTTGTCATCCGCGATTGGAGGACTCAAGTACGGCGCGACGGTGACGCAAATGACGAGCGCATACACGACATTTGCGAATCAAGGCGTGTGGCATCAAAGCTACATGATTCAGGAAATTGACAACCAGTCTGGCCGCACGTTGTATCAGGCACATCCAAAGACCGCGCAGGTCTTCTCGCCAGCTACAGCCTATATCATCACCGACATGCTCCACGACGTCCTGTACAGCAGCGAGGGAACAGCACAAGCTGTCGGCGCGCAATTCCCTGGCCAGTATATCTCGGGCAAGACGGGTACGACGGATGATCGGGCGGATGGTTGGTTTGTCGGGTACACGCAAAAGTACACGACCGGGATTTGGATGGGGTACAACCATCACGAGGCCATTCCATCCAGCGTGTACAACTTGAAGTTTACCGTCTGGTCGGACATCATGCGCCCGATACTCAAGGAAGCCCCGGCGACCACACCGTGGAAGCGCCCGGCCAACGTGGTTACCGAAGCGGTCAGCAGCATCAGCGGCCAACTGCCGACTGACCTGTCAACTGCACACGGCACCATCCAGACGGAGCCATTCATCGATGGGACACAACCGACGCAATACGACTCGGTCAACGTCGTCGCGAAGTACGTAGTCATTGGGGACAAAGAGTACTTGGCGACCACCAATACGCCACCGTCAGAGATTCGCACCGGCGTGTTCATCAAGTTGCCGTCGGTACCTGACGAAGAACACAAGGTTCCAGGCGGAGAGACGTATCAGACGCCGTATCTGTTGCCCTCGCAGCCTGACCCGCGCGGTGGACAAGTGCTGAGCGGCGGGTCGTCGTCCACGACGACGACCACCACAGTGCCTGCACCAAGTCAAATCGCAGAACATGTGGATGGCGCCAGCGTCGTGTTGTCCTGGACGTCAGTGCCGAGTGCCGCACAATATGCGGTTTATCGCGCAACCAGTGTAAATGGCCCGTATGTCCAAGTAGGCACGACTGGGAGCCCGAGCTTCACAGATTCGCACTTACCAACGGGCGCCAGTGAACTGTATTACGAGGTTTACGCGCAGTCCAACAGTGCCATGTCTGCCGCATCCGCACCCGTGGCCGTATCGCTGTCAGGCAGTACGCCACCCCCTTCAACAGGCCCTGGTCAAACGGGAAGTAACACGACCGGGACGGGAAAAGGCGCAGGTGGAGGCAATGGCGCAAACGACACATCGGGTGGAGCCGGAAACCCGCCGAACTCGACAGCACCACCGAAAGCGAATCAGTGGATGCCTGGGGTAGGAGAACCGTTCAACTGAATACACAAATATGGCGTGCCACGAGGCGCGCCATATTTGCATCCGAAACAGCGTATTTCATCGGGCTTTACCCATCTGGCTTCAACCATTGGCGTTCTGAAAACACAATGAGTCAAGGCGACACGTTATAACGCTTTGACCATCCCACCGTCCACCATCAAAGCGGTGCCTGTGATATAGGTATTGAACGGTGATCCAAGAAAAACCACGGCTTTGGCAAACTCCTCTGGCGTTCCATACCGCCCGAGTGGAATTCTCTCCAACTCCCTTTGCTGTACCTCCGACAACGCCATCCCAGTACGCGCTGCCGTCGCCTCATCAACTTCCCGAACCCTGTCCGTCAAGATGCGCCCCGGCCCTACCGTGTTCACCAAAATACCATAAGGGGCCAATTCCTCGCTCAACGTTTTCGTCAGCCCCCATACGCCCGCCCGCATCGTGTTGGATAGTACCAAGCCCGAAATTGGCTGCTTGATGGACGACGATGTAATATTGACAATTCGCCCGCAAGTCGACCGCTGCAGATGTTGTACCGCTGCCCGAGTCAAGCGAACGACCGACATCAGATTCTGCTCAAAGGCCTGGTACCACGTACTGTCCTCCAATTGCATAAAGGACCCCTTGGGCGGCCCACCTGCGTTACAAATCAGAATGTCCAATCCGTTGCCAAATTCCTCGGCGGCGGCGACAACTCTCGCAATATCGTCTGGTCGATTAACATCCATGCGCACAGCGTTAATACGCTTCCCCGTCTCATCCTCAATCGCCTGCGCGGCCTCGTCGAGCGCTTGCTCGCTGCGGCTGGCAATGGTCACCTTCGCCCCCAAAGACGCATACATCTTCGCACAGGCAAATCCAAGACCCCTGCTGGCTGCCGTCACAAGCACAGATTTCTGGTCTAATCCGTAGTCCACCGTCCAGTCCCTCCTTTGACCAATTGTCTAAACCGGCAACTGGAAATGTTGCGAATCATTTTAAAACAAGAGATAGTTCCTATTCTAGCTTAGACATAACCATTGGTTAATAGACAATCAGTGCCTTGCACGAGAATCTCGACACAAGGCACTGATCAAAGCACTGGTGCAGATAGCGCACAGACAAATATCTGCTATCGTCTCACATCCGAACGGTCACTACCGTAACGCCATCGTCACCTTCACCCTGTCCCCCAGGCACACTGCTCTTTACTTGTGGATGGTGTTGCAAATGGCGGCGGACGGCATTGCGAAGGGCGCCTGTCCCCTTACCGTGGATAATCACGACGCGCGGCAAGCCGGAGACAACGGCGTCGTCGAGATATTTGTCAATTCGGCGAATCGCTTCTTCAACGGTCTCACCACGAACGTCGAGTTCCAT
Above is a genomic segment from Alicyclobacillus acidoterrestris containing:
- a CDS encoding transglycosylase domain-containing protein: MGREQGPGDKKNVKKPAARTRDKSAKEKLAKAERTSRRPVWTAVKVTLFGLGSLVILGLATGTGYISSMLKGLPHVNAATFQNNRAASTVYDVNGKVIGSFKGDGDRQPISSTKQVSAQLVNAFVAAEDKTFFTNMGVNPLSMARAVVQDVLGHKIESGASTITQQTVKLAVFPQQERTIRRKVQEIALALKVNHELSKEEIMTDYMNWVYMGRLGTDQVYGVKRASEIIFHKDPKNLTLSEAAFLAAIPNNASYFSPYQFPKHTVARQHYILEQMLDDHMISQGAYNQAMKFDILKDVHKPASTGLPDHPYLMLDEIKPRVVQALVQAGLYDNATDAESALPTAGLQIHTTIDLNKQEDVENILENPSIFEGTAPSGTYSKTDLYEAGVTIIDNQTGGIVAIGGGRDYLKDSYDHADIARQPGSSIKPLLDYGPAIDRRLITAATPLYDAPTHFSLPTEDWDPQDDEGDFVGLMSARDALAQSRNVPAIDILEELTPQVGFSYLSKMGLGTTDTTLYGNPTITTDDTSNLSSAIGGLKYGATVTQMTSAYTTFANQGVWHQSYMIQEIDNQSGRTLYQAHPKTAQVFSPATAYIITDMLHDVLYSSEGTAQAVGAQFPGQYISGKTGTTDDRADGWFVGYTQKYTTGIWMGYNHHEAIPSSVYNLKFTVWSDIMRPILKEAPATTPWKRPANVVTEAVSSISGQLPTDLSTAHGTIQTEPFIDGTQPTQYDSVNVVAKYVVIGDKEYLATTNTPPSEIRTGVFIKLPSVPDEEHKVPGGETYQTPYLLPSQPDPRGGQVLSGGSSSTTTTTTVPAPSQIAEHVDGASVVLSWTSVPSAAQYAVYRATSVNGPYVQVGTTGSPSFTDSHLPTGASELYYEVYAQSNSAMSAASAPVAVSLSGSTPPPSTGPGQTGSNTTGTGKGAGGGNGANDTSGGAGNPPNSTAPPKANQWMPGVGEPFN
- a CDS encoding SDR family oxidoreductase, whose product is MDYGLDQKSVLVTAASRGLGFACAKMYASLGAKVTIASRSEQALDEAAQAIEDETGKRINAVRMDVNRPDDIARVVAAAEEFGNGLDILICNAGGPPKGSFMQLEDSTWYQAFEQNLMSVVRLTRAAVQHLQRSTCGRIVNITSSSIKQPISGLVLSNTMRAGVWGLTKTLSEELAPYGILVNTVGPGRILTDRVREVDEATAARTGMALSEVQQRELERIPLGRYGTPEEFAKAVVFLGSPFNTYITGTALMVDGGMVKAL